The sequence TGTAAATTTATGTTAGTGATTTTGCTCATCTACAGTCCTTGAATTTGTTTTCCCACGTCCTTGTGGTTTTTGATTGGCAAGAATGAAGTCGGCCGCCCTTCTTTCTTGCCCTCACATTTATTATCGGCCCGTTTTTTCAAAGTTTAATAGGTTGCGAAAAAAATTTTATACTTTGACGTCAAGAAATTGTGAGAACGGTGACGGTTGTTGAATTTCTTTAATGACGCGCGCTGGGTCGTCTTTATGTTTGTTGATGATTTCATTTAACGCCTGTTCCGCGATCGCTTTATTGTCTTGGACGATGCGAGCGATGACGCCAGGGATTTGAACACCGCCGATGCTAACGCTCATTTGCTTCCCCTCCTTTCTTTAGTTGATCGGATAGTTGTTGAAGCGAAGTGGCGGAGGCGAGAGATGCCGCGCTGTTTTCTTGTTGAATAGCGAGATATACTTCTTTCCGATGTATATCGATATGTTTCGGCGCGCGAATGCCGAGCTTGACTTGGTCGCCGTCGATGGCGAGAACGACGACTTCGATATCGTCGCCGATGTGGATCGCTTCTTTTATTTTGCGTGTTAATACAAGCATATCCTCGCCTCCTTATTTCGCCTCAACCGTTTCTGGAAATAGCCGATGTTTCGTTTTGTACGGTGTATTCGTTAAAATGACTTGCTTGCCGATTCGTTCGTGAACGTTAATGACGACAGGCGCTTGTAAGTTCGCTGTCGTATTTGTAAACGGCTCTGCGACCGTTAAAATGACGTATAGCGCCACATCGTTTTCTTTTTGTATTTTCAGCTGCTCACACGTCGTATCGTCCAATTCGATTTCGTACGTTGGGAAGTACGAAAACGGCTCAATCATGACGAACGCTACGTCTTTATTTTGTATTGATTGTAAAATGGTAAATGGCGAATCGTGAATCGGAAGCAACGCAAATTGTTTTTCATGTTCAAAGCCCGGTAGTCCGTTTTCAAATGAAACGAGTGCCAGCTGAGAAAGCTGAACTGTTCCATGATATTTCGTTTCAATATTCATGTTCATCCCTCATTTATACGGTCACGTCAATGCGCAAGTTGTTGTGACGCGCTAAGTCAATATGCACAACGTTTGGTTTGTAATCGATTTGCACAGGGCGTGGCTCAATATGAATACGAGCATTTGATGTTTGCCAGTTCATATTGATATGTCCTGGCTCAAAACTGACTTTCACACTAAATGGGCGTGGAATAAGCCCGACATTATAATCAAAAGGCGGTCGTTCGCTATTCGCCTCTGCCTGCATCGCGAGTACATCACCACCTTGTTCGATGCGCATTAATTCATCGCCTTGTATCGCTGTCGTTTCTAAATATGATAACCAACTGGCATAGCCGTCTTGCGCAGCTTCTTCAATGCGATGAAAAATATGTTTTAAATCCATATCTGCCCACGCTTCGGTTTGATCAATCGTCAGGCGCGGTGGCGTTGTTTTCATCTCAAGCTGTGGTTTTGGTTGTTCAATCGACAGCTCGGCTTGTTGTTGACGCATATGCATATATCCGCGCTCAACTGTAATGGATAGTTGCGGGAACGTCGCTTGCATCGTCAGTTGCGGGATTCTCAACATTCATCATCCCCTTAACGTAAAAAATCAACGAGCGTCGGCTGAATGATGCGCGCCCCGACAGAGAGCGCTGCGCGATGCACACTTTCTTGCGACTTTAATTCCGTAATAATTTTTTCAATATCCGCATCTTCGTTATCGGAAATCATTCGTTTCGCGATGAGTTGTTGTTCGGCAAGACGTTGCTCCACGAGCTCTAAACGGTTGACGCGCGCACCGAGTTCCGCACGCTCTGCGAGTACGTCGTTTAAATGACCATCTAATTGGGAAAGTAAGTTGTCTAAATTACTTGTTGGATTGGCTAGTTCGTTTTCAATTTGCTGTAATGTATTGAACAACCCTTGGTTAAACACATTGTTTGGGGTGACATTAATTTTTAGTTTAACTCCTTTTGCCACTTCGACCATAAAATCATCGTTGTTATTTCTGACAGTTGGCGGTGTTCCATCCGTCACAGGCGCTTGTTCAATTTTTGTCCCGTTGAAAATGTATTTACCTGCTACTTTCGTGTTAGCGACTTGTACTAAGTCTTTTTTCAGCTGTTCAATTTCACGGGCGATCGCTTGGCGGTCTTCTTGACCGAGTGTACCGTTTTTCGCTTGCACGACAAGCTCACGGGCGCGCTGCAGGACGTTTGTCGTATGGTTAAGCGCTGATTCCGAATTTTCCATCCATGTATACGCCTCCGATAAATTACGTTGGAATTGTTCAATTTCTGTTAAGCTCGTACGATAGTGCATGCCTTTCACCGCCACGACTGGATCTTCCGATGGACGATGAATTTTTTTCCCTGTCGCGAGCTGTTGCTGATACGTGCCAAGTTTGTCATAGCTTTTACTCACGTTGCGAAGCGTATTGTTTGCAAGCATCATTTGTGTCACGCGCATACGTTACTCACCTACCTTCCAACGATGCCCATATTGTTAATAATTTTATCTAACATTTGATCGATCATTGTAATCATACGTGCAGAGGCGTTATACGCATGCTGGAATTTCATCATGTTCATCATTTCTTCATCAAGCGATACGGAGCTGACCGCCATGCGCCGTTCGTCAACCGATTGGCGAAGCACTTCGCTATTTTGCGACAGCCGTTTCGCTTCTTGCGCATTGACTGCCATTTGTCCGATTAAACTTTCGTAAAAGTTTTGAATCGTTGTTGTGTTTCCTGCAATATTCATCGTTCCGTTTTTTACTTCAGCGAGCGCTTGGGCGTTACTTCCGTCGCCGATTTGACCAGATGCAGATGCGGCGATATTATCAAGCGAATTTTTAATAGTTTGTTCGACATCTAACGTTCCAGCCGGATCACTTGGATTGTAAGTGAAAAATGTTTTCCCATCCTTTGTGTTACTTTTTATCTCCGTTACACTCCATCCTCTTGAATGAACTGCATTAAACTGATCCGCGAACGCTTT comes from Anoxybacillus flavithermus and encodes:
- the fliW gene encoding flagellar assembly protein FliW translates to MNIETKYHGTVQLSQLALVSFENGLPGFEHEKQFALLPIHDSPFTILQSIQNKDVAFVMIEPFSYFPTYEIELDDTTCEQLKIQKENDVALYVILTVAEPFTNTTANLQAPVVINVHERIGKQVILTNTPYKTKHRLFPETVEAK
- the flgL gene encoding flagellar hook-associated protein FlgL codes for the protein MRVTQMMLANNTLRNVSKSYDKLGTYQQQLATGKKIHRPSEDPVVAVKGMHYRTSLTEIEQFQRNLSEAYTWMENSESALNHTTNVLQRARELVVQAKNGTLGQEDRQAIAREIEQLKKDLVQVANTKVAGKYIFNGTKIEQAPVTDGTPPTVRNNNDDFMVEVAKGVKLKINVTPNNVFNQGLFNTLQQIENELANPTSNLDNLLSQLDGHLNDVLAERAELGARVNRLELVEQRLAEQQLIAKRMISDNEDADIEKIITELKSQESVHRAALSVGARIIQPTLVDFLR
- the csrA gene encoding carbon storage regulator CsrA, yielding MLVLTRKIKEAIHIGDDIEVVVLAIDGDQVKLGIRAPKHIDIHRKEVYLAIQQENSAASLASATSLQQLSDQLKKGGEANER
- a CDS encoding DUF6470 family protein yields the protein MLRIPQLTMQATFPQLSITVERGYMHMRQQQAELSIEQPKPQLEMKTTPPRLTIDQTEAWADMDLKHIFHRIEEAAQDGYASWLSYLETTAIQGDELMRIEQGGDVLAMQAEANSERPPFDYNVGLIPRPFSVKVSFEPGHINMNWQTSNARIHIEPRPVQIDYKPNVVHIDLARHNNLRIDVTV